AATTTGTATCACTTGCCTAAATTTTTGCTCTGAGTAAATAAATATTGATCACAAGCATGATATGCCATAGAACACGTTAAACTTATGAGCACTTAAAGTTATTGAATCACAGTCATTCCAATGGCTTTTTTCCcatattacatacatacatacatacataaataaataaagacagagagagacacacacacacctgagtcctccctctctctcttctcagagTGTGTGCCATTGTGATTCCCTGGAACTACCCTCTGATGATGCTGGCCTGGAAAACTGCCGCCTGCCTGGCAGCTGGAAACACAGTAGTCCTCAAACCTGCTCAGGTCAGCTTCCTCGCTAGCTCCACACTGGCTGTCAGGCTATGCTCATACCAGACTGAATACAAATGGCCGGGCAGTCGGCAGTAACACTGCTGTGTTATGTTTGTTTCCAGGTGACTCCACTGACGGCTCTGAAGTTTGCTGAGCTGGCAGCAAGGGCAGGACTGCCCAAGGGTGTCATTAATATTCTGCCTGGGTCAGgtaggaacacacacattcagcctgGTTGGACAGTAGATGAGTTTGATGGTAGTTCTGTTTTAAGGTCAACTCCAGATTaaacattctttctttttttgtaggTGCTCTGGCAGGTCAGTGTCTGTCTGACCATCCTGACGTCCGTAAACTGGGCTTCACAGGTTCCACTGAAATCGGGAAACAAATCATGAAGAGGTGAGAGGTAAAGCACATTTACAAAACCTGATCTAAACTAAATTTAACATGGCAGCTCATCTTTGTATATCTGTGTTATTATCCATTTAAAGCTGTGCAGTCAGTAATGTGAAGAAAGTCTCTCTGGAGCTCGGAGGAAAATCCCCTCTCATCATCTTCAGTGACTGTGACATGGACAAGGCTGTGCGCATGGTCAGTTCATTCATGGAGTTTtttattttggtcatttttgcACACATTTAAAACGACAGTATTTAACTTTTTGTTCTAACATGTTGAAATATGGAGAGGTGTTTTCAAAGGTTTCAGTGACACAAACTCATTGAACAGCCCGGCAGCAGTGCAGGGATGTTCCCTTCTCAGGTTTTTGAGTGAGCCTTGTTCAAAGTAAGGGGTGGGAGCTAATGGCTAATGGCTGTCAgtcaaaacatgaacacacttcTGGTCTACCAGTCCCTTCACACCAAAGCTTCAAGCCAGTATTTCCAGAATCCAGACCTTGCATATTGTAGCTTTAAATTGTTAAcaaggtttttgtgtgtgtgtgtgtgtgtgtgtgtgtgtgtgtgtgtgtgtgtgtgtgtgtgtgtgtgtgtgtgtgtgtgtgtgtgtgtgttttccagggcATGAGCTCAGTGTTCTTCAATAAGGGAGAGAACTGCATTGCAGCTGGCAGACTGTTTGTGGAGGACACCATTCATGACCAGTTTGTGAAAAGAGTGGTACGTGTCTTTTTATCTTCTACTGCTGATGCTTCTCAATTcacatccccccccccccccccccccccccccccatttctCAAGAATAAAAAGCTGCCCAGAGgcatttaatttatttctgaTCTGAATCTCTTTGCATATGAAGACTGCAAAAACTCCAATTTGTCACTTGTGCCAACACAGTGAGTAAATCCTCTGTGGTGGTTTTCATGAATTAGAgccacagcagcttcacaccAACACATATGCACCTCACACATACCTTAGATCAGGGTTATGTGATAAGGCGTCAAACTGTGCCAGGCTCGTCAACTCTCCTCTGTCACAGTATATGCACAATTTTGCCCTCACTCCCTCACAAGGTCTCCTGTAACATGGAGGGAGACACAGCGCTGGTCCACACTGCTGAAGATTACTCTAATCATACTCTGCTCACTCACTCAGCCTAACTCTTTTCAAACTAACTCATTTTTAGTCAGATGCCAGTCTGAGTTGCATGTGCTACAGTAACTGAGCGGGGCATACAGCCTCCAAGCTAGGGTCTACAGATAGCCCGCATGAGGCGTTTAGGGGACATCTGTAAATTGTAGCTACAGAAAATAGCAGGCTACACTCTTCACCTCTAACCTCATGAGTCTCTGCTTGCAAATGGGTCGCGTGCTCCATCATCCACCaccacaaatacattttcaacCCGTGGGAAGCATTGGATGGACTggataatttttcatttttgctgttgTATATTTTCAAACAGGGAATTAAACcctgtctttgctttttattttgatcACAGTCTGTTTGAATAAAAGTGTTTGTGACATCTCACATGTGACATGTGACTTAATACTTACAACCTACCAAGATGTGATTTTTGGTCCAGCCCTATTGTTCGCACAGTGATCACGCTTGTTTACTTTTGATTGGtcaatttttattattcatttaatttacagaggaaacataatTTTATTTCCCTTTCTTTATATTCTTTTACACTTTTAATGTGAGGAACTGTAAAATCCATTTGgatatgaatgaaaatgtaatgataGTGATTTGAGATAATTAGAACAGTTACATGTGATGAATGACTGAAATCCAACTGAACTGAAATTGGATGTTTTTCCGGCTGCAGTGTACTCATCTGTTCCGTGTTATTTTCATGATGACCCCGTCTTTGCATTAATGTGTCATAAAACAGTTGGTTCTCCATATACTTCCCTACAGAATTTTGGTTTCATTAATGTTACAATATTTGTTTTAGTGTATACAACTTGAAAATAATGACAAACAGAAGGTCAGAGACTGATGCACTGGTTCACCTGGAGTGCTCTCTGAtggctcctctctctcactcagtctGTTTACAGCTCTGTTCTCTGCCTCAGTATCCCTTCTTTCAACCTGCTTCTTCTTACACTGGTTGAAGGAGGATGTAATGTTTGGTCTCTTTCTCTTGATtttatgttctctctctctctctccctgacatGGAAAATGAACATGTCTAGAAACATGCTGCACTGTTCAAAGCTTCACTTTCAGACTTTTTGCaatagaacacacacagattgcaACTCCTGCGACAGAACTGATGTTTAAGGTTTGTGTCAGATcagctcattttgttttgtctgaccttTAATTTTCTCTTGTTACTGTTTGGCTCAGATTCCAAACTCTGCTCTAAATAGCTACTGTGCACTTGCCTCCACAAAACGCTGTCTGATAGGACCATGGAAATCCTGATGACCACTTCTTCTtcataaaacaataaacagtgGTTTCTCCAGTCCATTCAGATCCACTCAGGTGTTGGACATATTGGCACACAGACCCGAGTCCCTTATGGAAATGAAACGAGACCCTAACTGATCTGATTATACAGAGTAGAATTTGGACTTGGTCCTGAATCAGGTGTTGGTTCCTTAGATCCAAGTGGACCTGTGAGGACCTCTGGTCTTTACTCTTCTACAGCACTGATAACAACACACAGTCTGGCCATGGCTCATAAACATCAGCTAATTTCAGTGGGACTTTAAAGAGTAAAGTTGGGATGTCTTCTCTCTCAGGTTGAGGAGGTCAAGAAGATGAAGATTGGTGATCCACTGGACCGCTCCACTGACCATGGCCCTCAGAACCACAAAGCCCACTTGGACAAACTGGTGGAGTATTGTCAGACCGGCATCAAGGAGGGAGCCACCCTGGTCTGTGGTGGCAAACAGGTAGCAAGACCAGGTGAGACAGCAGAAGACTGACGGTGTAGTGAGTGTCAGATTTCAGGGAGTCAGCGTGGTCCTCTGATCTGATGGATGATGCATTTTTCACATAGGTCTGTCTAATGTATTATTTGTTTCTTTCCAGGTTTCTTCTTTGAACCCACAGTGTTCACTGATGTGCAAGACCACATGTTCATTGCTAAAGAGGAGTCCTTCGGCCCTGTCATGATCATCTCTAAGTTCAAGGGCAGGTAAGACTCAGGATTACTTCACACTTTGAAATCCGTCATATCCCCGTTTTGCGTCATTTACACAGCTCACAGAATGTGTACATCATCATCAGACTGGCCTCAAGTCTGTTCCACAGTGGTCTGATTCTCCCACTGCCCTGTCTCCTGTCTTGTCCCCCTGTCTCAGTGACGTGGACGATGTCCTGAGAAGGGCCAACGCTACAGAGTACGGCCTGGCGTCAGGTGTTTTCACACGGGACATCAACAAAGCTCTGTACGTCAGTGAAAAGCTCAATGCAGGCACAGTTTTTGTCAACACCTACAACAAGACTGATGTGGCCTCGCCTTTCGGAGGCTTTAAACAGTCTGGGTTTGGTAAAGACCTGGGTGagtaaaactgctgctgttactcTGCAGCTGTCCTTGTTTCAGTTAAGTATTGTGATAGAATTTGTATTTTACACCAGGTAAaggaaatataaatacatttatgttAATGGTTTTAGTCACACTGTTAATTTATAATTATTCCAATTAACTCTCATTTTTAATCTTACATTATCTGTTTAAATCAGGTTTGAATTAACCTGATAATGTTACCTCTGTGCTGGGTTTGGCTGAATCCAAATATCTGCCCTCCTTGTGGACTAAGCCCCCACAGACTTTGGTTATACAGATCAGGATGTGTTCACCGCCTTCATAGGAAACGTGTGAGGATGCTGGGCCATAAAGCGAAATGCTCCGAGACCAGACTTCAGACCTCAGTGGTTTCTATTGATATGATTTAAAGTTCCTGGTCCTGTGATCGAAGCATTTTTGTTGATTGTAAATGTTCCTTCTGTTCATATGCATCCCCTCTTTGTCTAACTCCTCTCCACAGCTACAGCTTAACAAGGAAACATAGTCCAGGAAAAGATCctaattatcattatcattattattgttactgGTATTTTTTACATCTCTCATGCATATTGCTTCTAAATCTAGTGGTCCAGCTTCTCTTAGCCTCCTCCATTTGATGAATCACTGTGTGCAGTTTACATGAATGGCCACAGcaattttaataattattattttggttATTATCATTAACTTAAAACCTAAACAAGAATTCACTGCATTCGGCCTCTCAGAAAGGTTTTGCCCTGGAAGGTGGATATTTTCTGGCAATAAATGTCAGAGCCTGATATAAACAGTCAGAAtcagaccaaacaattaatcatttaataagaaagttaaaaacaatctgcattactgtgtttctgttgatgGTTAAAAAAAGCCAGGCGTGCAAAAGCTCGCAGCCTTAGGACACTGTATAACTGCCTGTCGCTTGTCTCTCTGTTACTCCAACAGGACAAGAGGCTCTCAACGAGTACCTGAAGATAAAGGCAGTGACCATTGAGTATTAAGCCACATTCCAGAGGACAGAAAGCCATGAGGACATCAGTGTCCTACAcgcagtgatgtgtgtgtggacactgacagcagaaaGGATGGAGTGACATCCTTTCAGCAAAATCAGTTCAGACCTACAGTGATGTCCCAAGAGTTGTAACAGTTAGAGCCTTAACAAGCTAATGATCACATTAACACTTTAAAGGTTTCTAACACATTAAAATTCATTCCTCTCACGAACACACACCTGAGCCATGTTGTAATAAACAGTCCTGAACTATGCAAATGAAGTATGTTTATAGGCAAATAActgtcatcagtgtgtttgagttaaaagaaaaaaaaaaaaaaaaaaatttcaaacagaTTCCATTCACTGCTAATATGTCTCACATTAGATCAGAACAGTCTGAAGAAATAGGACATTTCTAATGGTCTTTGGTTATCAGTGAAAACTGCTGagctctcctctgctgtggatCTCTTCTTCACTGTTGGATGTTTGTCATGAtgcattttaaaggaatagtttgcaCTAATACTCTTCCTGAGTTAACAGAGAAGATTGATTCGACGTTCATGTCTGTACGCTAAATATGGAACTGCAGCAGGAGGTAAACGTCAAGTCTGTAAAGTTTGTATGATCATCCTCATTTTGTAGACTAATTGTGTAGTAGTGATGCTGAcacggacaaaaaaaaaagaatttacaaTAAAACGATAACCAATAAAGAGCATTAGGAGAAGTATCAGAATGACTTTGTTTCTATGACAGTGAGGGattctgacagagagagattatAGTATACCATAGCCTGGTGAATAACAATTATCACATATTAACTTCTCTAAAGTTCTTCTATTCAGCACAGGAAGTGAAGTGGACTGAGAAAATACAGCACATCAGAGAGCCTTCATCTTTATCAAGGTTCAGTTTATGTTTACACACCATGTGCACTTAGCCTCTCTATCTGTCAGTTATCCATTTATTTCCCAGACTCACTCTTTTATCTTGTTTATACAGTGGgctccaaaagtctgagactaCTTTCCTGTTTTTGGCCTCAGACTTTTTGGTCCCCACTTTATGCCCTGACTTTATGCCTTTACATAATTTCCCCAGGGGCTCATATTCTTAAGCTGTTAGTCCACCTTTGTCATGTCGGTGCATTCATGGCCGCCTTGGCAAAGCCAGATTTGACAGAGCTAGTTTTCAGTTGGCTTAGTGGGACACCTGATGGAACTGTGCCATTATTAGCTATAAGTTAATTTCTCCTGTGACAGTGTCACTGTCTGTTAGGAAACAGACCTGAGCAAGTGCTTGGTgagagtggagaggaaaaactccctcTTAACACAAAGAAACCTCAGACAGAACTGGACTACCAGAACCAGGCCTCTGCTCTGACATTTCTCCTCTGAGCTCTGAATTCCTTGTTTCCTTCTTGTTTAGCTCTGCCTCATTCCTCATTCCACCAAGGCACCACTTTCTTTCCACCCTGTGATTTAAATCTTCACACCATGTTTCCATTTCCTTTTATACAAATTAGCTTAATATTTCCCTCTCTGCTTGGGCGGCAGATTTCAGCTATGATACATCTCATATCATGAACCCTGGGACTGAATCCTGGGATCACAAAATCTAAATGAGGTTGTAACCAAGTTTCTTGCACACATATTACACCTGGGACTATATATTTTGGATTCTATGCCATTGTCTATGAGGCTTCAGTCTTAACTCTTCTCCAGTGCATGTATCTGgtttgcttttacagctctcacATCAAAGAATCTTCCTGCTGCCTCCACAACAGTCTTGATTCTGTCACTTTCACTCGTTTCCAGCTCTGATACAACATTAATAGTGTGACAGCTGAAGACCAATGAAGTTAACTTTGTTCACTTCTTGTGTGTCATTGTTTACATTTGTGCACACAAGTGTTCCACTAGAATCCCTGCTGTTTGTTCCCCCGCCCCCCTGACTTTGTGTGTATGAAACTGTTCATGATCTTGACTCTCTGGCTTCTCTCTGTACTGCAcagcttccagctgcagcactgtGTCCTCCTCAGCAGGTAAGACATTGTGCCTTGGTgtgctttttgctttttccaTACCCATGTTGGcctccacacttcacacacttttgctttctgttacactgctgtgctgtgtgccCCGTTCTTTGGCATGCATTACACCTGAGTGGTCTGGGAATGTGTTCCTTCACACtgtggttcatgttttcatttgcactgaTTTAGGGAGGGTTTTCTCAAACTGAACCGTGACTAGTAGGGTTTCCTTCATTGATCCATCGCTTTTACTCTTAAACCTTGTGGCATcttccacagacacactcagtggGACTCCTGAGATTTCTCCTCTCAGTTTGTCATTGCTCCAGGGATATGGTCCTTCATCCTTTCCTCTTTTAGTGACAACACTGAGTACCTTTccctgttgttgtttgctgGATGCATGTATTAGGACTTGTTTATTGTTCATAAAAGTGTATATGACTCTACTGATCTCTTCCTCGATGGTACTGGTAAGTTTATTCTGTAAGTGTCTTCCTATCGTACCCACTGGTTCTTGATTCTTTGGTATTGTTACCCCTGTCGACCTCACTATCATCCAACCAACCTGTTGCTCTTGTTAGCCTAACTCTTTCTTTCAAAGTGGGCAACTGCCCCAGGGGCCCCAGAAGGTCCAGGTtcaaacaaacattatttgtaGTCCCCCAGGTTTACAGGGGTACTGCAGTGATTTAACCTTACATAAAGCTGGGGGACTCACAAGAGACACAGGTCCACATCTTTCAGTGTCCACCTCCAAGTTTATAACACAGGCTACTGTTAAAAAGTGTGAGGTCTCAACCTGTGTTATCACTCAAACACAGGTGTACTGGTTAGTACATGTACTACACAATACACATGGTAGTTAATTAGGGTCAACAGGAGCCCAAAGATAAATTCTGAATAATTATTAGTAGTGATAACAGGAACAGCAAAAGTTTTCAGGCCCAGTTATCTATCTATGTAGCACCTGTTTGTCAGTTTTGAGGAAAAAGCACAAGAGCTTTTTGGTTGCTCCTGCTTAAATAACATAGAATAATGACAAAgataaatgcatgaaaaagCAACCACAtatagattagattagattagattcaactttgtcattacacatgtacagggacagggtaacgaaatgcagtttagcatctaaccagaagtgcaaaagcagcaagtgcagaatatggccaaaataaaaacaagtgcaatatatacagtattcatATAAAAGAGTGGTTAAGTTATTTTTTGTCTATGCTCAGTAGGACTTACAGGAGGATGTCATTTTAACTAAATAGCATATAAAGCTTTATAGTTGAGAAACTCTATCTTTTTATGTTGTTCATAATTACCCTCTGTTAGtgaaatgtctgtgaagatgAAGATTAAACAACCATCTGTTTGAATAAGAGTGAAATAAAGGTTTAGAAAATTATGAGCAGAGGGTTCTGAAATAAATGAGCTGATTGGTTGCAGATTTAATTTGGCTGCAGGTTTAAACACAGTTTCCCATACAACAGTGCATCATAGAAAGTAGTGATGGACTGTCATGAAGTGCATCCACTCAAGCACTGTACTTCAGTATATTTCAGAATACAGCCCCACCTCTAAAGTTACATGCTGACATATTAAGCTTACATGATTAAATATGAGTGTAGCCCTACTTATAATACAAGTAAACATTATATATTATTCTGAAATGGGTCATTCTGAATATATAGTACTTTACTAATGGGCACTTTGagtatatttaatatttaatacttCCTGTACTTCAACTCTTTTACTAAGAtcagagtctgtctgtctgaataaGAAACGGGCCTGGAAGCAAAGAATAAATGTTTTGATCTTATTTTTTCTGAACCTTTATTCCAGTTTAAATCCGCTCTATGGGCACAGCACTTGTACAAGCAcatgcataaatacacacaaacacataaccCATCTATACACCCACTCCTTTGTACAACTGATTATACAAAGCTCATCCTATCACTCTGTGTGGATcagtgctgccctctgctgggcGGCAGCCGACTCCTCCATCACGCCAACAGATGTTAATGAGAAAGCGGTGCAGTCGGTTCTTCTCAGCCCCCCCGCACATCACCATCACACCGCCGTGTTTCTCGTGAACAGCCCACTGACTCGTTTCATTGGAGCCTGCTATAGACGGGGATGGGCACAATTCTACAGGAGCGAGTGGCACAACAATGTGTGGAGCGGGTTTTCCTCAGGGAGAGGGACTGGAAGAAGAAGGCGTCGTGCAGCAACAACAGGCCTAATGTGGGCAGGTACCGTCCGATGTTCTTATTATTTATGGCTTGGGAGTAAATGGTGGAGACAGGGATGCTCTTTTAATCGCTCGTGCCTGTGTCACTATGGTGACGCCGAGATGCTTGTTATTGGTGTATCCCTGCACTTTGATCAGGAGacgttgtgtgtttgttcttcacATACACACGCGTGTAATTACGAAAGACAGCGGTCATGTAGGCGGCTCTGCAGACCACGGGAGATCTTATTGTTTCTATGTTTCATTCGTATTTTcctattattgttatttaggTCAGTGGGTGTGTTTAATGattagtactttttttttttccttcaagcAACAAAATGGGAAGGCGGCAGGCACAAAGGAAACCACTGCAGCCACAGTCCACGATCCCAagtcaagaaaataataatgaaaaagtaAGTGTAAAATGTACAACTGAGTACACAAGTATGAGTCCATTCATTCATCCGCTGATAAAACGGTCATTAAGaaattagaaaattaaaattcagacaaTTCATAGACCAAAAgaataattgagaaaataatcattagattAGTCAACAGTGATGATATTTGCCAGCCTCAGTTTGGAGCGCGTGTTTACAGGATGAACATGTATAAGCTGAGAATGTGTGCAGGTGTAACAGTGTCTCTCTGTCAtcacagaggctgcagcagagaagaaagCACAAGCCTCACATCCCCCAGACTAAACGCAATACGTGTCAACACAGGTGAGGTTGCTGTTTGTGCAAATGGGATGTTATTCTTTGTTTACGCGAGTGTTAAGATAATCTTTTCTTTCTAGCGCTCAGGGAACCTTAGAGTCAAAGTCCCATCCACTGTCCCCTGCAGAGGACAGGATGGAGCCAAAGGTGCAGCCAGCTGCTCAGCGCTCTGGCCATAGAGAACAGAAGCACACAGGATTCAGAGGGAGCAGACACACTCCAGCCTTTCCCTGCCACCGTCTGTCTGACTCCAGCCCCAATCTGCTGGAGAGACACTCACCAAAACTGGAGGAAGGAAGTCTGAGCGGCCATGGAGAAggtgacagtgacacagactTGTCTGAGTCGGAGAGACTTCCTGTTTCGTCCTCTGATCGGGTCCCTCCACAGCTCGAGTTGAGGCCAGATGTCATTGAGGCTGAAGACTCCACTCACTCCACTCGCAGCCACAGGACAAGAGGACAGGGACGTGGTGGATTTGACTTCCCAGACTTCCTTCCTCCACCTTTTAACTCCTGGAGCCTCAGTCAGCTGGCCGTCTTCTACAACACGGAGGGCCTGGGGGCCCCTCGGCTCAGGCCAGTGGGATCTTTGGAAAGGTACTTGGaaagactgctgcagctggagtgGCGT
This region of Toxotes jaculatrix isolate fToxJac2 chromosome 3, fToxJac2.pri, whole genome shotgun sequence genomic DNA includes:
- the fam217bb gene encoding uncharacterized protein fam217bb, with amino-acid sequence MGTILQERVAQQCVERVFLRERDWKKKASCSNNRPNVGSNKMGRRQAQRKPLQPQSTIPSQENNNEKVSRLQQRRKHKPHIPQTKRNTCQHSAQGTLESKSHPLSPAEDRMEPKVQPAAQRSGHREQKHTGFRGSRHTPAFPCHRLSDSSPNLLERHSPKLEEGSLSGHGEGDSDTDLSESERLPVSSSDRVPPQLELRPDVIEAEDSTHSTRSHRTRGQGRGGFDFPDFLPPPFNSWSLSQLAVFYNTEGLGAPRLRPVGSLERYLERLLQLEWRQIQTVQEESGKSAVSDVISSCHRSPAAVTSRLSSPKCILQCQRAFPLTFLSSLASHSTLLSSCACTMYHIRPSICNASCCRSSHSHTRQSRLSPMLEHRRPVSLPKRSYSESRVHSSDRSSISRAQRFSSPVRTNSHLRRMQASGNIRNPVQGANTKPQFTATDSSVGAGRDCLAARGNVLDHRTGGFRRRSGSEQRRGGGVERHQNGSVKKRSGSECRRGGAERRRTAEFKEREVKPDAVTAIMDNLPTSKLSPVNRHNRTKQVEFVT